Proteins co-encoded in one Bremerella sp. TYQ1 genomic window:
- the ilvN gene encoding acetolactate synthase small subunit, whose translation MRHVLSAVVQNVPGVLAHISGMLASRGYNIDSLAVGETEDPHLSRMTFVVVGDDAVLEQVRKQLEKIVTVVRVLDVSSSDFVERDLMLIKVAAKPGGPRTEINELVDIFRGRIVDVGREEVIVEISGTENKIVAFIDLMRPYGIRELVRTGRIAMVRSGMSLDDQVNDPHAVEA comes from the coding sequence ATGCGTCACGTGCTCTCGGCGGTGGTACAAAATGTGCCCGGGGTACTCGCCCACATTTCCGGGATGCTCGCCTCACGCGGATACAACATCGATTCGCTTGCAGTGGGGGAAACCGAGGATCCACATCTTTCACGCATGACGTTCGTCGTCGTAGGGGATGATGCGGTACTAGAGCAGGTACGCAAGCAGCTGGAAAAGATCGTCACCGTCGTACGCGTGCTGGATGTCAGCTCGTCCGACTTTGTCGAACGCGATCTCATGCTGATCAAAGTCGCCGCCAAGCCAGGCGGACCGCGCACGGAAATCAACGAACTGGTCGACATCTTCCGCGGCCGCATTGTTGACGTTGGCCGTGAAGAGGTGATTGTCGAAATCTCCGGCACCGAAAACAAAATCGTCGCATTCATCGACTTGATGCGACCCTACGGAATCCGCGAGCTGGTGAGGACGGGACGAATCGCCATGGTTCGCAGCGGAATGTCGTTGGACGACCAAGTCAACGATCCGCACGCCGTCGAGGCGTAG
- a CDS encoding trimeric intracellular cation channel family protein, translated as MPAPTESLSTSILGIMYFGEVVFAISGALTAARYKMDVLGFVLIGTITGIGGGTLRDLLLDRPVWWTHDPTELILCMVTSLITFFFITKDITRHQAMVWSDALGLSVFGVVGCYIAMQHGSSFIIAVFMGMVTATGGGVLRDVLTNTEPMIVRGQPYATAALLGSLSYASLRYFGVPTIPSEIIACTAAFTLRAAAILLDIRMGPPGQFIALGNREEQSDSGDER; from the coding sequence ATGCCAGCTCCGACGGAATCTCTTAGTACCAGCATCTTGGGAATCATGTACTTCGGCGAAGTCGTGTTCGCAATCAGCGGTGCATTGACGGCGGCTCGCTACAAGATGGACGTGCTGGGGTTCGTTCTGATCGGCACCATCACGGGGATTGGTGGGGGAACGCTTCGCGACTTGCTGCTCGATCGCCCGGTCTGGTGGACGCATGACCCGACCGAACTGATCTTGTGCATGGTCACGTCGCTGATCACGTTCTTCTTTATCACCAAAGACATCACGCGGCATCAAGCCATGGTCTGGTCCGACGCGCTGGGGCTGTCGGTCTTCGGCGTCGTCGGTTGCTACATCGCCATGCAGCATGGCTCGTCATTCATCATTGCGGTGTTCATGGGAATGGTTACCGCCACGGGAGGCGGCGTCCTTCGCGACGTGCTGACGAACACCGAGCCCATGATCGTCCGCGGACAACCCTACGCGACAGCTGCTCTGTTAGGTTCGCTTAGCTATGCCAGCCTCCGCTACTTCGGCGTGCCAACGATTCCCTCTGAAATCATCGCCTGCACCGCCGCATTCACCCTCCGAGCCGCCGCCATCCTGCTAGACATCCGCATGGGCCCGCCAGGCCAGTTCATTGCGCTCGGAAATCGCGAAGAGCAATCCGATTCAGGGGATGAGCGTTGA
- the ilvC gene encoding ketol-acid reductoisomerase, which produces MTAKIYYDNDADLSVLKGKTIAILGYGSQGHAQAQNLRDSGCTVIIGQRPGSPNYDLAKSHGFEPMSAEEATKKADIINMLLPDEAQADVYNSCVKPNLKPGNVLMCSHGFNIHFSQIVPPEGVDALLVAPKGPGHLVRSEYEKGGGVPGLIALGDGASDETRQIGLAYAKGIGATRGGVIETTFAEETETDLFGEQVVLCGGLSELIKAGFETLVEAGYQEEMAYFECMHEVKLIVDLFYEGGLNYMRYSVSNTAEFGDYSTGPRIITPETKAEMKKCLTEIQDGTFARNWILENKAGAARFKAIRRRERTHQVEEVGKRLRRLMSWIDAKEV; this is translated from the coding sequence ATGACCGCCAAAATCTATTACGACAACGATGCTGACCTGTCCGTGTTGAAGGGCAAGACGATTGCCATTCTCGGTTACGGTTCGCAGGGGCATGCCCAAGCTCAGAACCTTCGCGACAGCGGTTGCACCGTGATCATCGGCCAGCGTCCTGGCAGCCCGAACTACGACTTGGCCAAGTCGCACGGCTTCGAGCCCATGAGCGCTGAAGAAGCGACCAAGAAGGCCGACATCATCAACATGCTGCTGCCAGACGAAGCCCAAGCCGACGTCTACAACAGCTGCGTCAAGCCAAACCTGAAGCCAGGCAACGTCCTGATGTGCTCGCACGGTTTCAACATTCACTTCTCGCAAATCGTTCCACCCGAAGGTGTCGACGCGTTGCTGGTTGCCCCCAAGGGTCCTGGTCACCTGGTTCGTAGCGAATACGAAAAGGGTGGCGGCGTTCCTGGCCTGATCGCCTTGGGCGACGGTGCTTCGGACGAAACGCGTCAAATCGGTTTGGCTTATGCCAAGGGTATCGGCGCGACGCGTGGTGGTGTGATCGAAACGACGTTCGCTGAAGAAACCGAAACCGACCTGTTCGGCGAACAAGTCGTTCTGTGTGGCGGTTTGAGCGAGCTGATCAAAGCAGGTTTCGAAACGCTTGTCGAAGCGGGCTACCAGGAAGAAATGGCCTACTTCGAGTGCATGCACGAAGTGAAGCTGATCGTCGACTTGTTCTACGAAGGCGGCTTGAACTACATGCGTTATAGCGTGAGCAATACGGCCGAATTCGGTGACTACTCGACCGGCCCACGTATCATCACGCCAGAAACCAAAGCCGAAATGAAGAAGTGCCTGACCGAAATCCAAGACGGCACGTTCGCTCGCAACTGGATCCTGGAAAACAAAGCCGGCGCTGCCCGCTTCAAAGCAATCCGCCGTCGCGAACGCACCCACCAGGTCGAAGAAGTCGGCAAACGCCTCCGCCGCCTGATGAGCTGGATCGACGCCAAAGAAGTTTAA